From Toxotes jaculatrix isolate fToxJac2 chromosome 1, fToxJac2.pri, whole genome shotgun sequence, a single genomic window includes:
- the LOC121180554 gene encoding uncharacterized protein LOC121180554 — translation MEINRLVRSRTCIILLILGNTATLIAVAGVSDETSSSLDCTNDFDKQMFCQFQAQNCPEYNLTLLSNDGYGMKHCTPSQCDSGQCCCSVQMILVPGESSTAVVWKEGQRMESKIVNISESIKPKTPTIISVEDVNGSFRVSWKTNTMGFFGNDLEANVTYHKKGDTEMVSEFVKPATINGLKFHEISRHNLEPSTTYVVSVKSYTDWSGKFSDSSNEWEFTTRASNYPLLLAIIISLSAAAVLFTSAISYCCIKLKTKCWDKVVKIPSPKLLNMLPKKQEALKPEKLLICKVSIEYLIRDDVKGSSTESMADSEISKSPEQSSGISTGSSCLSYANTEPHDIIATVQDALGKAFPGISPISPMTTSLLTESSKDSGLFSAPFNPFSVRANDTSSGSSDFDNKTYSIHILRHPDQNLMDSSEVQTQPDMVCDSAYHPSEGDIVTCLDQLVPTCPVLDLPPVASSLMPTDMSYQQCNADSGRFSYVEDSSLSSTSNDSNMVVSCDPVYRAESGCESSDDCACGTTKPNGKSEEAIVCDENPCYGRLPAFSHGFPQVDDDYQAFQNVVGQPDVLFSEQRSGEREEHLDKYPEKSFTNIPPVIPDIINSVQGGQCLPELQTPLLSLICADQPMAVITDSGYQSV, via the exons ATGGAGATAAACAG gctTGTTCGCAGTAGGACGTGTATCATCCTGCTGATTTTGGGGAATACTGCGACTCTTATTGCTGTCGCTG GTGTTAGTGATGAAACAAGCTCCAGTCTTGACTGTACCAACGACTTTGATAAACAGATGTTTTGCCAGTTTCAAGCACAAAACTGCCCTGAATACAATTTGACCCTTCTGAGCAACGACGGATATGg GATGAAGCATTGTACTCCCAGTCAGTGTGATAGTGGACAGTGTTGCTGCTCTGTCCAAATGATACTTGTTCCAGGGGAGTCTTCTACAGCAGTGGTTTGGAAAGAAGGCCAAAGAATGGAGTCCAAGATTGTCAACATCAGTGAAAGCA TAAAACCCAAAACCCCAACAATCATCTCAGTGGAAGATGTCAACGGTAGTTTTCGAGTCTCGTGGAAGACAAACACAATGGGTTTCTTTGGTAATGACTTGGAAGCTAATGTGACGTACCATAAAAAAGGAGACACAGAAATG GTCTCTGAATTTGTCAAACCAGCTACCATTAATGGACTGAAATTCCATGAAATTTCTCGTCACAATCTGGAGCCAAGCACAACATATGTGGTCAGTGTGAAGAGCTACACTGATTGGAGTGGCAAGTTCAGTGACAGTAGCAACGAGTGGGAATTCACAACTC GTGCCTCGAATTATCCCCTGCTCTTGGCTATCATCATCAgcctcagtgctgctgcagtccTATTTACCAGTGCTATATCTTACTGTTGTATCAA GTTGAAGACAAAGTGTTGGGACAAAGTTGTCAAAATTCCAAGTCCAAAACTTCTTAATATGCTTCCAAAGAAACAAGAG GCCTTGAAGCCTGAGAAACTCCTCATCTGCAAAGTCAGTATTGAGTACCTTATTCGAGATGACGTCAAAGGATC GTCGACGGAGTCCATGGCAGACAGTGAAATTAGTAAGAGCCCTGAACAAAGCAGTGGAATAAGCACCGGCTCCTCTTGTCTCAGTTATGCTAACACAGAGCCACATGACATTATAGCCACTGTTCAGGATGCCCTGGGTAAAGCCTTCCCCGGTATCAGCCCGATATCTCCTATGACCACCAGTCTGCTTACTGAATCAAGCAAAGACAGTGGTTTATTCTCCGCTCCCTTCAATCCTTTTAGTGTCAGAGCCAATGACACGAGTTCTGGATCATCAGACTTTGACAATAAAACCTATTCCATCCACATTCTCCGCCACCCAGATCAGAACCTGATGGACAGCTCTGAAGTCCAGACCCAGCCTGACATGGTTTGTGACTCTGCATACCATCCTAGTGAGGGTGACATAGTGACCTGTCTTGACCAGCTGGTACCAACTTGTCCCGTTCTTGATTTGCCACCAGTGGCATCATCTCTCATGCCAACAGATATGTCGTATCAGCAGTGCAATGCAGATTCTGGGAGATTCTCATACGTCGAAGACTCCAGTTTGTCCTCCACCTCCAATGACTCCAACATGGTTGTGTCATGCGATCCTGTGTACAGAGCTGAGTCTGGGTGTGAGAGTTCCGATGATTGCGCCTGTGGCACGACGAAGCCAAATGGAAAAAGTGAAGAGGCCATCGTATGTGATGAAAATCCCTGCTATGGCCGCTTGCCTGCTTTTTCACATGGCTTTCCTCAAGTGGATGACGACTACCAGGCATTTCAAAATGTAGTGGGGCAGCCcgatgttttgttttctgagcaGAGAAGcggggagagagaggaacatCTGGACAAGTATCCAGAGAAGTCATTCACCAACATCCCTCCAGTGATTCCAGACATCATTAACAGTGTCCAGGGTGGCCAGTGTCTCCCTGAGCTCCAAACACCTCTCCTGTCTTTGATCTGTGCTGACCAGCCTATGGCAGTAATCACAGACAGTGGCTATCAAAGTGTGTAG
- the LOC121180560 gene encoding uncharacterized protein LOC121180560, producing the protein MMLFPKKMELNRRPCNWMCLIPLSLMGIISTALPLSESKTFSNLDCTNDLENHMCCYFEAQNCSLYNLTLQSNDGHGMKHCTPNQCDSGQCCCSVQMTLVLGESFTAVVLKEGQRMESKIINIRESIKPKTPTIISVEDVNGSFRVSWKTNTMGVFGDDLKVNVTYHKKGDTEMVSEFVKPATINGLKFHEISRHNLEPSTRYVVSVKSYTDRSGKFSDSSNEWEFTTRKKEAASPHIWHLVVIVSLSFAAVIITSAAFGCYNSFKAKCLDTVAICPNPKLFDMRPGEEQILKLPEISLSSISTDSAVLNNTKPWSAGSLTDTNTGSPQQSSGISAGSSSHTHTNTKPVDIKAGVQDALGKAFPLLRPVTSVTTNQLRESNEASGLFSAPYNPSSNNDPGSTDFENMSYFIRIPSYPHQKMTDSSEVQTQADMICHGDSAIQILGDFLMLRTPV; encoded by the exons ATGATGTTGTTTCCGAAGAAAATGGAGTTAAATAg GCGACCTTGTAACTGGATGTGCTTGATCCCGCTTTCTCTTATGGGAATCATATCTACTGCGTTACCTCTCTCTG aaagtaaaacattttccaaTCTTGACTGCACCAACGACCTTGAGAATCATATGTGTTGTTACTTTGAAGCACAGAATTGCTCCTTATACAACTTGACTCTCCAGAGCAATGACGGACATGG GATGAAGCATTGTACTCCCAATCAGTGTGACAGTGGACAGTGTTGCTGCTCTGTCCAAATGACACTTGTTTTAGGGGAGTCTTTTACAGCAGTGGTTTTGAAAGAAGGCCAAAGAATGGAGTCCAAGATCATCAACATCAGAGAAAGCA TAAAGCCCAAAACCCCAACAATCATCTCAGTGGAAGATGTCAATGGTAGTTTTCGAGTCTCGTGGAAGACAAATACAATGGGTGTCTTTGGTGATGACTTGAAAGTTAATGTGACGTACCATAAAAAAGGAGACACAGAAATG GTCTCTGAGTTTGTCAAACCAGCTACCATTAATGGACTGAAATTCCATGAAATTTCTCGTCACAATTTGGAGCCAAGCACAAGATATGTGGTCAGCGTGAAGAGCTACACTGATCGGAGTGGCAAGTTCAGTGACAGTAGCAACGAGTGGGAATTCACAACTCGTAAGAAAGAAG CTGCCTCCCCTCACATCTGGCACTTGGTTGTCATTGTCAGCTTGAGTTTTGCTGCAGTCATCATCACTAGTGCTGCATTTGGCTGTTACAACAG CTTCAAAGCAAAGTGTTTGGATACAGTGGCCATATGTCCGAATCCAAAACTTTTTGACATGCGCCCAGGTGAAGAACAG ATCTTAAAGTTGCCAGAAATCAGCCTCTCATCTATCTCCACTGATTCTGCTGTTTTAAATAACACTAAACCATG GTCAGCGGGGTCACTGACAGACACTAACACTGGGAGCCCTCAGCAAAGCAGTGGAATCAGTGCTGGCTCttcttctcacacacatactaatACAAAACCTGTTGACATCAAGGCTGGTGTTCAGGATGCCCTTGGTAAAGCCTTCCCACTGCTCAGGCCAGTAACATCAGTGACCACCAATCAGCTTAGAGAGTCAAACGAAGCGAGTGGTTTATTCTCCGCTCCCTACAATCCAAGTTCAAACAATGATCCTGGATCCACTGACTTTGAAAACATGAGCTATTTCATTCGCATTCCCAGCTACCCACATCAGAAAATGACAGACAGCTCTGAAGTCCAGACCCAGGCTGACATG ATATGTCATGGCGACAGTGCAATCCAGATTCTGGGAGATTTTCTTATGCTGAGGACTCCAGTTTAG
- the si:zfos-1056e6.1 gene encoding uncharacterized protein si:zfos-1056e6.1, whose protein sequence is MSNASFDKSPRVSKVWIALRRLDKHDDRVVALREVSIPPAADVPTVIQIITTTFGLNSSDVIFKIRNHRGCLIPLSSSISANSKHMPYVLEVAKIFQHVHPKPRTIPMTVINKSMKTRLQTIDRRIQRLEDLLPQIKLRHNEKLGQEIECLNQKLRFLQRRMQVADSHSWKGFLTRAPLW, encoded by the exons atgtctAACGCCAGTTTTGATAAATCACCACGGGTATCAAAGGTCTGGATCGCTCTGAGGCGGCTTGACAAACACG atgACAGAGTGGTGGCTCTTCGAGAAGTGTCCATTCCCCCAGCGGCTGATGTCCCCACGGTCATTCAG ATCATCACCACTACCTTTGGACTCAATTCTTCTGATGTAATATTCAAG ATAAGGAATCACCGTGGCTGCCTGATCCCTCTGAGCAGCTCCATCTCTGCTAACAGCAAGCACAT GCCTTATGTGCTTGAGGTAGCCAAGATCTTTCAGCATG tgCATCCAAAGCCCAGAACCATTCCCATGACTGTGATCAACAAGAGCATGAAGACCAGGCTACAGACCATTGACAGGAGG ATTCAGAGACTGGAGGACCTTCTGCCTCAGATCAAACTCAGGCACAATGAAAAGCTTGGCCAG GAGATTGAATGTCTCAACCAGAAGCTGAGGTTTCTTCAAAGGAGAATGCAG GTTGCAGATTCTCACAGCTGGAAGGGGTTCCTGACCAGAGCCCCTCTGTGGTAA
- the ddias gene encoding DNA damage-induced apoptosis suppressor protein, with product MSVRRALVECVVLSVQDACVFYPCCKGCFSRIDVERQDATRCRCSKCGYSCLREQVDYRYRLSLKVTRDRCIFGITVFGACLNPFFGIHASGLQRLVENFDGPVGAATRTTLLAKAVKDCFLGRHFIFGIKVTGAKSGLCFEGPVVNGSSSKDTVQFIASQMILPKAAGLGGCTVVSYYRLLLQKAAEYEQGSTDPSNTRPPETTLLLIPHHSPASSFNNSTFSASRLFSQSLLRSQDQDCTLSPTPPWQQSLGLVTSSAEQEEGCNTQGVGDGNSQQTDNNKTPHRVQRGFLENHKATEERTLSPVLSLERSCYNSPSFAKYPYTSFNTPILNTWLSPSQPEHRRDSPLSCKTERFPTRQLSQTFLSSSLAWEDLPFSESLTEFVVEEHKDFHIASKAEPHENVQNQKEMVRNNLEIRSQGKNSSIESTSVFHSNSQTAESYARMLLDVTNTPAANSGGDRHNLSDQVCKNSVVCVNRSQAKSVCFRQEDEEASSLSFENKEEEHLEGDTYNCSADLFGSSLMSDMNTKTLSVDAETVRTATEACPLHYNQHLRSENANVAYSTPNKPKLKTNKCINRDSLIPLGTQELDFIPPSQSTPIVKRAVLSGSPASSYPSLTVGEFILQEDSQDLCAFYSNLPEVDSRKTASITSSLCRLNAVSTDQLSDCGRESAKENMMWDIKSSRRNHRFTPKRRFWKPNKHKNHLLAQQHLRVQRGAERVNHKRDSSVCDVTVCDYEDSDIIVLPTPVAKTQLNVKVRRRRQTDNSSSDLVSTWKEQHEVNCKGYLLAHHPSSLTSSQRGLEQAGSCDSDMVDERSLDGSKGYVLDEENQACDWSRDLFSDSA from the exons ATGTCTGTTAGACGGGCTCTGGtggagtgtgttgtgttgtctgtgcaAGACGCCTGTGTGTTTTATCCCTGCTGTAAAGGCTGCTTCTCAAGGATCGATGTTGAGCGGCAGGACGCGACGAG atgcagatgctCCAAATGTGGTTACAGCTGTCTGAGGGAACAGGTTGATTACAGGTATCGTCTCTCACTGAAAGTGACACGGGACAGATGCATATTTGGAATAACAGTATTTGGAGCCTGCTTGAACCCGTTCTTTGGCATCCATGCCAGTGGATTACAGAG GTTGGTGGAGAACTTTGATGGACCAGTGGGAGCAGCAACCAGAACGACACTGTTGGCAAAAGCTGTCAAGGACTGTTTCCTTGgcagacatttcatttttggTATAAAG GTAACTGGAGCCAAAAGTGGGCTTTGTTTTGAAGGACCTGTTGTGAATGGTTCCAGCAGTAAAGATACAGTCCAGTTTATCGCCAGTCAGATGATTCTCCCCAAAGCTGCAGGCCTGGGAGGCTGCACAGTGGTCAGCTATTATCGACTCCTTCTTCAGAAAGCTGCGGAGTATGAGCAGGGATCCACTGATCCCAGCAATACCAGACCCCCAGAAACAACCCTGCTCCTGATTCCTCACCATTCTCCAGCCAGCAGCTTCAATAATTCCACATTTTCTGCCTCACGCCTTTTTTCCCAGTCACTGCTAAG ATCGCAGGACCAAGACTGCACCCTTAGTCCGACCCCTCCATGGCAGCAATCACTAGGACTAGTTACTTCATcagcagagcaggaggaaggcTGCAATACACAGGGCGTTGGAGATGGGAacagccagcagacagacaataacaaaacacCGCATCGTGTACAGAGAGGCTTCCTGGAGAATCATAAAGCCACAGAGGAAAGAACTCTGTCACCTGTTCTTTCTTTAGAGCGCAGTTGTTATAATAGTCCATCGTTTGCCAAATACCCATACACCTCTTTTAACACGCCCATCTTGAACACTTGGCTCAGTCCCTCCCAGCCTGAGCACAGAAGGGATTCACCACTCAGCTGTAAGACAGAGAGGTTTCCTACCAGACAGCTCTCCCAAACATTTTTGTCAAGCTCCTTGGCTTGGGAGGATTTGCCTTTCTCTGAGAGTCTTACAGAGTTTGTGGTTGAGGAACACAAAGATTTTCACATTGCTAGCAAAGCTGAGCCAcatgaaaatgtgcaaaatcagAAAGAAATGGTAAGAAACAACCTGGAAATTAGATCACAAGGCAAGAATTCGTCAATTGAATCAACGTCTGTTTTTCACAGTAACTCACAGACAGCAGAAAGCTACGCGCGGATGTTACTGGATGTCACTAATACACCGGCAGCGAACAGTGGAGGTGACAGACATAATTTATCTGACCAGGTATGCAAGAACTCTGTTGTATGTGTAAACAGGAGTCAAGCCAAAAGCGTTTGTTTCCGTCAGGAGGACGAGGAGGCTAGTTCTCTGTCTtttgaaaacaaagaagaagagcaccTTGAAGGCGATACCTACAATTGTTCAGCCGACCTATTCGGTAGCTCGCTCATGAGCGACATGAACACAAAGACTCTCAGCGTGGATGCAGAAACTGTCAGGACGGCCACAGAAGCTTGCCCACTGCATTACAATCAGCACCTTAGGAGtgaaaatgctaatgttgcatATTCAacaccaaacaaaccaaaactgaaaactAATAAATGCATTAACAGAGACAGTCTAATTCCACTAGGCACACAGGAGCTTGACTTTATCCCTCCCTCTCAGTCCACCCCAATTGTAAAGCGAGCTGTTTTGTCAGGGTCACCTGCCTCCTCATACCCCTCCTTGACAGTAGGTGAATTCATCTTACAAGAAGACAGTCAAGATTTGTGTGCTTTTTACAGTAATCTGCCTGAAGTGGACAGTAGGAAGACAGCCAGCATCACCTCTTCCCTTTGTAGACTGAACGCTGTCAGTACTGACCAGCTGTCTGACTGTGGCAGAGAgtctgcaaaagaaaatatgatgTGGGACATAAAATCCAGCAGACGCAACCACAGGTTTACCCCAAAAAGGCGGTTCTGGAAACCAAACAAGCATAAAAACCATCTGCTGGCTCAGCAGCACCTGAGGGTCCAGAGAGGGGCAGAAAGGGTTAATCACAAACGTGACTCAAGTGTTTGCGATGTGACTGTTTGTGATTATGAAGACAGTGACATAATTGTTCTTCCCACTCCTGTTGCTAAAACACAACTAAATGTGAAGGTCAGAAGAAGAAGGCAGACtgataacagcagcagtgatttgGTTTCTACGTGGAAAGAGCAGCACGAAGTTAATTGCAAAGGATATCTGTTGGCTCATCATCCATCATCTCTCACATCATCACAGAGAGGTCTGGAACAAGCAGGAAGTTGTGACAGTGACATGGTTGACGAAAGGAGTCTGGATGGATCTAAAGGTTACGTCCTTGATGAGGAGAACCAGGCGTGTGATTGGTCTAGAGATCTTTTCTCTGACTCAGCCTGA
- the si:ch1073-291c23.2 gene encoding uncharacterized protein si:ch1073-291c23.2 codes for MSAELYTASGSGGNDASPQSTTVGGSKPLHRFMKGQPKIIGVITLVLGMSFFIMSIAVSGETPGHQLWTAIPPGFLLGTLFIICGILYILTEHNPTKKTVTLSLALTIVAILGAFWTILHILPDIIHAHNYRNYDYFEDHNTETEEAKWSSIFEAMGVAIEGIFLFYSFAGAIIFIVMSALAGAALRSTKSQAIVVMTTAPTETPVE; via the exons ATGTCTGCTGAGCTGTACACTGCGAGTGGGTCAGGTGGGAATGATGCAAGTCCTCAAAGCACCACAGTGGGCGGCAGCAAACCTTTGCACCGCTTCATGAAAGGGCAGCCCAAGATTATTGgc GTCATTACTCTGGTCTTGGGTATGTCCTTCTTTATCATGTCCATCGCAGTCTCAGGAGAAACCCCTGGTCATCAATTATGGACAGCCATCCCACCTGGCTTCCTGCTGGGAACACTG tTCATCATATGTGGGattctgtatattctgacaGAGCACAACCCGACCAAGAAAACA GTCACCTTATCGCTGGCTCTCACTATCGTGGCGATACTGGGGGCGTTCTGGACTATCTTGCACATCCTGCCCGATATAATACATGCCCACAACTACAGGAACTATGATTATTTTGAAGACCATAATACAGAAACTGAGGAAGCAAAATGGTCATCAATCTTTGag gCCATGGGAGTGGCTATAGAAGGGATCTTTCTATTCTACAGTTTTGCTGGtgcaattattttcattgtaatGTCAGCACTTGCTGGGGCTGCCCTGCGTTCCACAAAGAGCCAG GCCATTGTAGTGATGACTACTGCGCCAACTGAAACTCCAGTTGAATGA